Within Sphingomonas piscis, the genomic segment TGATGGGCGGAACGCTCGGCAAACCGGAGCTACTGGCGGCCTTCCCGGCCTTCGTCCTTCTGCTGATTGCGACTTTCATTCGCACGCACGCGGAGACGCTTTACTATGGCCTGTTCGTCGAACGGCAACACCGCGCCATCTGGCTTGGCAATTTGCTGTTCCTTGCGGTCTCGCTGCTCCTCAACCTGCTGCTGGTGCCGATGCTTGGATTGAACGGGCTCGGGATCGCCGCGATCGTTGCTGCTTTGGCCATCTACCTCTGGCGGAGCTTGGCACTTCGCCGAGGACCCGCTGCTACCGATCTTCGCCGCGGATCGGCCGATGCCGAATGGCGCGTGGCATCGGAAGGGGAGGAACCAGCCGCCTAAGCTGTACTTTTCGGAAACAGGCGGTCGAACCAGCGCCCTAGTGGCCCAATGGAATAGGTAAGGCCCCGATAAGCCGTCAGCGATGCTCGGGCCCAGGCCGTGTATACACAAGGCAGTCCGGTTCGGCGTGCCGCATAGGCCATGCGGTGGCTCCAGTGCGCGATCCAGGCGCGCGACCGGAAGACGAGCTTACGTCGGCGGTCGATGCCGGCGCTCGATGGCGCGACGCGCTTCTGCAGCGGCAGGGCAGGGGGCATGAAGCGTAAACGGTACGCCAGGCCCTCGCGCCGATGCCGAAGGCCCGCGGCCTGGGTCTGGACGATGAAATCGGCGTCGACAGACGCGAGTTCGAGCGAGCGCGTCGCCGCCCCGCTGTTCAGCAAGTCCCGCATCTCGGGCGTCCGAGCAACCACCACGTTGGTGCCGCGGCCGTCCGAGGAATATGGCTCCAACCACGCGTCGCCGAACGAGATGTCGGCAGTCTCCGCCACCACGTCGTCGCAATAGTTGCATGCGTTGTTCTGGAAAAAGCCGGCGCCCCAATCGCCGTCCACCAAGTGCCACCAATCTTCGGCACGGCTGCTGCCGTCCTTGAGCGTAAGGTGCGCGCGATACCAGTTCGCCGGGCGGCCCTGGTCCTTGATGCGGTAATCGACGGCAGCGACTTCATCCATGGCCGTGTCCAGTTGCCAGGCGAAGCTTTGCACGAAAGCGGCGCTCTTCATGTGGCCGCAAAATAGGCCAAGCGTGTGCGTGATCCGATCTTCCAGCACTGGATCGGCGCGGCGGAGCAGGTGAACGGCCTTGATGAAGCAGGGCACGCCAACGATCGCGTAGCGTCCCGGCGTCTCTCGAATGGTGCGGATCACCTCTGTCAGGTGGACAGGGTAATATCGCGACTTGGCGCCGCCGGAGACCTCTTCGCGTGTGCGCGACAGCCGGAAGTGGAACAGGCCGCCGCTTCCCGGATCAGCCGGCTCGACATGTGCGACCGAGTCGACGCGCCCGCTGGCGAGCAGCGCAGAAGCGACCCAGCTCACCATGCCGCCGCTGCTTCCTTCAGCCCGGTAAGGGTCCTTGGCGGCGCCGACATAAGCCTGCTCGAAGCTGCCGATCCGGGGATCGCGAACGGCGGCGGTGGCAAACCGGTCTGCTGCGAGTTCGTCTTCGTTTGTTGCCAGCGTACCGAACGGGCACTGCCGGGAGAATGCTTCCGTGCGTGCCGCATACCAATCGGCGGGACCTCGCGGCTTCAACTGACCGAAGCGGTCCCAGTCCATGCGCGCGCGGGGCTCGGCTGCGGCGCAGCTGCCGCAGCCGATGCACAAGCCGGCGCCGACCACGTCCGCCGGACTGACGAGTTCCTTCAGCGCCATTCAGGCGAGTGCGGCAGTGAGATATTCGTCGGACTGCCCCCGCAGATCGCGGATGCGCTCCCCGATCTCAGACGACAGCGGCGTACCAAGTAGCTCGGGGAGGCGATCAGCATCCTTTTCGGCCACCATGTGGTGGGTGGCAGCCAACGCAGCGGTGAGATCGCGCACCTTGTTGAAGCGATAGGGCGTGGGCGTGGTCGCAAATGGCTTGTTGTTCAGCAGCGCGAACACGCAGCCGTGGAAGAAATTGGTGACGACGGCACGCGCCCCGGCCACCAGCGCGGCAAAATCGTCAGGACCGGCACTCAGCCTTTGCTCGTCTGCCCACTCGTTGCGGTAGCCGATACTCAGCAGCTTGATGCGGGCATCGCTCGCCCAACGTTGCACCGCCTCGGCAAACCATACGGGAAAGCCATGCCCGTAGACCACCGCATAGGGCTCATCCTCATTGGCCGGCTCGACCTGGGCGATTCCCGGGAATTGGAGACATGGGTCGAGCACCATCGTCGGCTCGCGACCGGTGCCGTCCTTCACCAATCGCCGGCTGTTCTCGTCGCGTACGGAGATGGCACCGAAGTTGCCGAGGTGCCCCGCCCACCAGGGGTGAAGCCCCTCGTCGGCGTCGTGATTTCCAAAGCTGGCTGCGTAGGAGACCAGGCGATCGGCCTTCAGGCCATCGCCGTAGAAGATCGATTTCTGACCGTACCAGGGATGCCGAAGATTCCAGACTTCATCGCTTCCAATCACGATCGTGTCGAAGCCCTGAACGGCGCCGGGCTCGTAAAGAGAGAAGGGGGCGGAGACCGGAAGTCCCGCAAACGCCTTCAGAAAGCTCCGGACCTTTTGCGAGTAGTCGCGAATGTCCGACCGGGGCGATCGCTCCGGTAATTTTGGCTGAAAGGCGCATCGTATCTCCGCGCGCGCAACTTCATCCGAATGATGGTCGAGCAGAACCGCGTCGTGGCCTTTTGCCTGCAATCCTTCCACCAGGCACCGGGCCTGCCAATAGGAACCGTAGTTGATGCATTTGTGAAAGGTCAGGACCCCGATCTTCTGCCGCTCCATGCCAAGCCCAATGCCTGCGGCGGTGAGCGGTTCCGATCTACAAAGAGGCTAGAGACAGGCTTCCAGATAGGGCTGATCGAACCCGAACTGCTTGGCCTTGTCGAGGGTGTAGGGGCGAAGGCCCATCGAGCGATATTCGCCGATGATCTTGCCGTCCGCCGTTTCGTCCAGATATTCGAACTTGAACAGCTCCTGGGTGACGATGACCTCGCCCTCCATGCCGATAACCTCGGTGATGTTGGTGGTGCGGCGCGAGCCGTCGCGGAGGCGCTTCACCTGCACGATGAGGTCGACGGAGTCCGCGATCTGGCGGCTGATCGCCTCCTTCGGGATCTTGATGTCGCCCATCATCACCATGTTCTCCATACGCGCCAGGCACTCGCGCGGGCTGTTGGAGTGGAGCGTCGCCATCGACCCGTCGTGGCCGGTGTTCATGGCGGCCAGAAGGTCGAAACACTCCTGGCCACGAATTTCGCCGAGGATGATTCGGTCCGGTCGCATACGAAGCGCGTTGATGACGAGGTCGCGGATGGTGATCGCGCCTTGGCCTTCGAGGTTGGGCGGGCGGGTTTCGAGCGGCAGCCAGTGCGGCTGCTGAAGCCGAAGTTCCGCCGCGTCTTCGATGGTGATCACGCGTTCGCCCGGGTCGATCATCTTCGACAATGCATTGAGCATGGTCGTCTTACCCGAACCGGTACCGCCCGAAATGACGATGTTCATCCGGCTGGCGCCCGCGATTTTCAGGCAGGTCGCCATCTTGTCCGACATGGAGCCAAAGCCCTTCATCATGTCGAGCGTGATCGGCTTTTCGGAGAATTTACGAATGGAGATGGCGGTGCCACGAAGCGACAGCGGCGGAATGATGACGTTGACGCGGCTGCCGTCCTGAAGACGGGCGTCGGCAAGCGGTGAGGTCTGGTCGACGCGGCGGCCGACCTTGTTCACGATGCGCTGCGCGATCTGGAACAGATGCTCCTCGTCACGGAACTGGATCTGAGCCAGCTCCAGCTTGCCCTTGCGCTCCACGAAGGTCTGCTCGGGGCCGTTGACCATGATGTCGCTGACGGCCGGATCGGAAAGCAGTTCTTCCAACGGCCCCAGGCCGAGGAGTTCATCGACAAGCACCTTTTCCAGCGCGAATTGCTCGCGGCGGTTGAGGGTAATCTTCAGTTCCGCCAGGACCTCGCCGATAATCGGCCGGAACTCCTCGGCAAGCTCATCCTTGTTGAGGGTTGCCGCAGCTTCCGGATCGACGCGCTCGAGCAGGCGAGGAAGCACCTGCTCCTTGATCCGGTGAACCGCAGCCTCGAAGCCTTCCTGCTTGGAGGAAGCCGCTTCGCCGCTGGCGTTCATTCGGGTGTTCAGGCGATCCATCGCCCCCATCGGAGCGGCGCCGGGACCGGCCGAAGACTCGGGAGCCGCGTCCAGTTCGGAGGCGAGATCGTCGAGGGGCGGGAACTGGTCGCCGCCTTCAGAGGCGCCGAGGGTGCTAAGGCCGCCGCTGCCGCCGCCTTTCATGGGCTTTGCGACACCGAATGCGGGACGCGGCCCGCTACCAACGCCACCACGCTTGCCAAATGCACTCATCGAAGCCTGTACCCTATCGGACGCGAAAGAAGTCTTAGTGGTGAATAGGCTGGAAACTTTTACGAAAAGCCTAAAGGTCGCCTATTTTTAGAACGCCAAGGTAATCAGCGGAGGAGTGTAGCTTCACTTAAGTGAATTCGAACGGGCTCGCACTTGGGGGGTTGGCGGTTGCTTTCCCGCAGCTGGGGGGCGACGATGTACAGATAATAAGGCCTGCCGTCGTAGCCGGCGGAAAAATGTGCGATCCTTTGCAGCGGCACTGTCATGTGCCGTTCCAGCGCATAGCTCGTCACCAGATAATAGCGTCCATAATCACGACTTACCTGCTTGAAAGCGGCATCCAACTCATTCAATTCCTGATAATCGTTTCGGTAATCCCAGCGTAGGAAACTCTGGGTGCACCCTTTCCCTAATGTGTGAGCCTCCCGGTCTAAGATCCCGAATACTCCTGCGGCCATGGAGTCGGGGTACGAAACCCAGTGTTTGTCCTGCAGTCCATTATTGGCAATGTAATCGGCGACCTCCGGAATCCTATCAAATGGCCGTTGAAAGCTGATTGCGGACACAGCGGCACCCGCAAGAGCGATCACCAACAGCCACATGCGAAACAACGGTTCCAAGGTTCCGCCAATGCGGAGTTCCCGCCATTTCAAAAGGATTAGCAGCAGGGGAATGAGGGCGAGGTGACGAACCGACAGTGGATATATGAACACGCGAAACAAGAGCACTGCGACGATGAACCCTGCCAGAAGCAATAGATGCAGCCTCGTCTTCCGGGTCTGGTGAAAGGCGAAAGCCAGGAAGATCAATCCGCTACCAATGGACAAATTCCACGGCAAAATGCCTCCCCATTTAAGGTGACCGGCGTAGGTATGA encodes:
- a CDS encoding Coenzyme F420 hydrogenase/dehydrogenase, beta subunit C-terminal domain; translation: MALKELVSPADVVGAGLCIGCGSCAAAEPRARMDWDRFGQLKPRGPADWYAARTEAFSRQCPFGTLATNEDELAADRFATAAVRDPRIGSFEQAYVGAAKDPYRAEGSSGGMVSWVASALLASGRVDSVAHVEPADPGSGGLFHFRLSRTREEVSGGAKSRYYPVHLTEVIRTIRETPGRYAIVGVPCFIKAVHLLRRADPVLEDRITHTLGLFCGHMKSAAFVQSFAWQLDTAMDEVAAVDYRIKDQGRPANWYRAHLTLKDGSSRAEDWWHLVDGDWGAGFFQNNACNYCDDVVAETADISFGDAWLEPYSSDGRGTNVVVARTPEMRDLLNSGAATRSLELASVDADFIVQTQAAGLRHRREGLAYRLRFMPPALPLQKRVAPSSAGIDRRRKLVFRSRAWIAHWSHRMAYAARRTGLPCVYTAWARASLTAYRGLTYSIGPLGRWFDRLFPKSTA
- a CDS encoding polysaccharide pyruvyl transferase family protein, which gives rise to MERQKIGVLTFHKCINYGSYWQARCLVEGLQAKGHDAVLLDHHSDEVARAEIRCAFQPKLPERSPRSDIRDYSQKVRSFLKAFAGLPVSAPFSLYEPGAVQGFDTIVIGSDEVWNLRHPWYGQKSIFYGDGLKADRLVSYAASFGNHDADEGLHPWWAGHLGNFGAISVRDENSRRLVKDGTGREPTMVLDPCLQFPGIAQVEPANEDEPYAVVYGHGFPVWFAEAVQRWASDARIKLLSIGYRNEWADEQRLSAGPDDFAALVAGARAVVTNFFHGCVFALLNNKPFATTPTPYRFNKVRDLTAALAATHHMVAEKDADRLPELLGTPLSSEIGERIRDLRGQSDEYLTAALA
- a CDS encoding CpaF family protein, with the translated sequence MSAFGKRGGVGSGPRPAFGVAKPMKGGGSGGLSTLGASEGGDQFPPLDDLASELDAAPESSAGPGAAPMGAMDRLNTRMNASGEAASSKQEGFEAAVHRIKEQVLPRLLERVDPEAAATLNKDELAEEFRPIIGEVLAELKITLNRREQFALEKVLVDELLGLGPLEELLSDPAVSDIMVNGPEQTFVERKGKLELAQIQFRDEEHLFQIAQRIVNKVGRRVDQTSPLADARLQDGSRVNVIIPPLSLRGTAISIRKFSEKPITLDMMKGFGSMSDKMATCLKIAGASRMNIVISGGTGSGKTTMLNALSKMIDPGERVITIEDAAELRLQQPHWLPLETRPPNLEGQGAITIRDLVINALRMRPDRIILGEIRGQECFDLLAAMNTGHDGSMATLHSNSPRECLARMENMVMMGDIKIPKEAISRQIADSVDLIVQVKRLRDGSRRTTNITEVIGMEGEVIVTQELFKFEYLDETADGKIIGEYRSMGLRPYTLDKAKQFGFDQPYLEACL